The following nucleotide sequence is from Coffea eugenioides isolate CCC68of chromosome 10, Ceug_1.0, whole genome shotgun sequence.
AATGCTTGATACATCAattagagtaaatcttatatacactgacagtatatacattattaccgttagattcatgacatgtgtataaaagttaaatttcaaattcaaatttttcatagTTGTTATTGatccaacgctgatagtgtTTACACTGTCAGTGCAGGAAAGATTAATCCCATTAGAGATAAAGTGTTTTTGTATGAACAATTTTttaggattaaaaaaaaaaaagaaaagagagagccaaattatttttgttttgtttttcaagATAGACTAAAAAGTACAGACGAAACCCAAAGATAATTTGTAAAAAATACAGCATTATTAGTTGGAAGTAGTTACCTAATTAAGATTATTTAGTCATAATCTTTGATTCATTGACGACTAAATGATGCAAGATGCGAAGCAGGTGCAAGTGCAAGACAGGTCAAATCATTCGATAGAGATGAGTAAGTAATGAATGCAAAATTTGTGAAAGACTTGGAACCCGTCTAGTGTGAATGATGTTAAGTTGAACAGCAAAAATTCACCTACACACAAATTTGCTCTAgctgtatatgtatatatatacatgtgcCATGCCAATTCCAACAAAGGTCAGAAATCATACACTACTCCAGGATTACGTACCAagaccaagaaaaagaaaatcatggAGGGAACCGGAAAACATGCAGTAACTGTGATGGTGATGATGATGGCTTTGTTGTTATGGGGCTGCTTGATGATGATGAGCGGAGCCGAAGCACATATAGAAAAAGGAGGCTGCTTAGAAGGTTGCTTGGAGGGTTGCAAACACAGTGGTATCAGTCCTTTGAGGTGCTTCAAGTATTGCGAAAAGCACTGTGGTTCTCTCTCTCCATCTTTTGCTGCCGGCGGCCAGAAGCAGcagccaccaccaccacccccaGCTGGCCACCATTATTGCAACCTTGGATGCATGTTCGAGAAATGCTCCAAATTCCACGATGGTACGTAGGGatctttaattaattaattcccCGTTCAAACTCTGATCACCTCCGCAATCTGtaacatacatatatataattaatgGATACTGCAATGCAACATTGCTTTTCAATCTTAATTTGCAGACGAAGCCAAGGAAGAAGCCTGTGCATTAGACTGCAAAAACCATGTCTGCAAGCCCGCAAATTCTTGATTACGAGTGTTTCAAAGTACCCTACAGACGCATCACTCATTATTGATGGAAGAGCTGGAACtcaatcagttcataagatatatatatatattccctTTATATGTTCCCAAGACGATCCATTTATGTGATGAATAAGAGCCAATTCAGTTGGTGTGACATCAGTTTCTTTATTTCGATCGGCACTTCTCTCTCTAAAATATTGCTACAGAAGTTCTGAGAACTCCATAAATTAATATGTCTCAGCTTCTGCCTGATCATAATCTTcgttttttttccccctttcttCTGGTTATGTTTTTCCGGGTAAAACCACCTGAAAGGATGGAACTACAAATTTAAAAATGTGAGCCATTGCTTGAACTCGTGTTGCTGTATAAACAAGGAATCTGTATATCTCCTTAGTGGGAAGCTCTTGGACTAGTTTTATTAATCACTTAGCACAGCACAATCAAAGATTCACGCAAAAGcagagaaaaggaaacaaacGACGGACGGATTCTTCAAAAGTATACGAGACATGCACGTCAAAACATACATGCAATGTCATTTTTCAAGTTGGAATTACTACTAGAGCTCCGAGGTCAAATAAGTAAACAACAAGAGTTGGATTCTTTTCAATTATTTGCTGCCGCACTGTCCATCCAGATGCAACAAAAACATCTCGTTCTTTTCTTCCATTATTGTTTCCATTCCAATGATTCAACTTTTAGTAATTTAGGTTGGCATCTGATGTCCGGCAGGAATTAATAGTTGGAGATGTGGTACCTGGTTTATGTTCTTTCTGTTGGCTTCTTCATTGCTAGTCTGCTTAGCAAATAACGTTCACCATGAAGCCATAAAAGCAGCGACAACCGCATCTGAGTCTCACAAACATACTACCAAATTGAGGCTTATATAGGTCACAGCAATGGAACCGCCTCTCCCCTTTAAGACGAGACTCCAAATCTCCATCGGCACTTTTGCTGCAAAAGTATGTGTCCGCTCTGATGGCACCATCAACTGCCGTCTCTTCAGCCTCCTCGACCAAAAAGTCATAGCTCCCACTACCAAAGTCTTCAATGACGTACCTGTCTCCTCCTCTGACATCTCCGTCGACCCCTCTCGCAACCTCTGGTTCCGCCTCTTCGTCCCAGACACCAAATCCTCAGCTGAAACATTGCCACTCATTGTCTATTTCCATGGAGGTGGATTCACATATTTTGGTCCGGACTCCAGGAGCTTTGATGCTCTCTGTTGCAACCTAGCAGCTCAGATACCCGCAACCATTGTATCTGTTAACTATCGCCTTGCCCCAGAACACCGATTCCCTTGTGCCTATGATGATGGTTTCGACACCCTTAAGTATATAGAAGCACAAAATTATGCTGTTTTGCCCTCCAAAACTGACCTGAGCAAATGCTTCATAGCCGGAGACAGTGCTGGAGGAAACATAGCCCACCATGTAACACACAGGGCCTGCAAAGACTCTCACCAGTTTAAGAAAATAAAGATTGCTGGGCTGCTAGCCATGCAACCACTTTTTGGTGGAGAAGAGCGCACTGCATCAGAACTGAGGCTCACAAGAGTGCCTTTCCTCAATATCGAGAGCATAGACAGGATGTGGAGGAATTTCTTGCCCGAAGGTGCTGATAGAAACCATAAAGCAGCCAATGTTTTCAGAGATGGACCAAATTTTAAAGCAGCAGCCACAGTGCCGGAGGATTTTCCAAGCTCGCTGGTATTTGTTGCAGGGTTTGATCCATTGCAGGATTGGCAGAAAAGGTATTGTGAGGGGTTGAGGAGG
It contains:
- the LOC113750122 gene encoding protein TAP1-like; this encodes MEGTGKHAVTVMVMMMALLLWGCLMMMSGAEAHIEKGGCLEGCLEGCKHSGISPLRCFKYCEKHCGSLSPSFAAGGQKQQPPPPPPAGHHYCNLGCMFEKCSKFHDDEAKEEACALDCKNHVCKPANS
- the LOC113750716 gene encoding probable carboxylesterase 18 encodes the protein MEPPLPFKTRLQISIGTFAAKVCVRSDGTINCRLFSLLDQKVIAPTTKVFNDVPVSSSDISVDPSRNLWFRLFVPDTKSSAETLPLIVYFHGGGFTYFGPDSRSFDALCCNLAAQIPATIVSVNYRLAPEHRFPCAYDDGFDTLKYIEAQNYAVLPSKTDLSKCFIAGDSAGGNIAHHVTHRACKDSHQFKKIKIAGLLAMQPLFGGEERTASELRLTRVPFLNIESIDRMWRNFLPEGADRNHKAANVFRDGPNFKAAATVPEDFPSSLVFVAGFDPLQDWQKRYCEGLRRCGKDVWLVEYPNGIHGFYNFPELPESALFVKEVRQFIQEKSKFSTKQEIS